One genomic segment of Natrononativus amylolyticus includes these proteins:
- a CDS encoding archaeosine biosynthesis radical SAM protein RaSEA has product MSKPTPEVYEQGKGMDAHNQVMREIRSRKEASYDPHEPTRVWLDEDNTPDGVRRSLTIILNTGGCRWARAGGCTMCGYVAESVDGGSVSHEALMDQIDVCLAHEAAEADEPAELIKIYTSGSFLDEREVGARTREAIAETFADRERIVLESLPDFVDREKIADFTEYGIATDVAVGLETATDRVRHDCVNKYFDFADFEDACAEAAVADAESEADAGIKAYLLMKPPFLTEPEAIADMISSIERCADVEGCHTVSMNPCNVQRYTMVDELFFRDGYRPPWLWSVAHVLRETAGVDAIVVSDPVGHGSERGPHNCGECDDLVQKAIKDFDLRQDPTVFEQVSCECEATWEAVREYERGFNQPLTR; this is encoded by the coding sequence ATGAGCAAACCCACGCCCGAGGTCTACGAGCAGGGCAAGGGCATGGACGCCCACAACCAGGTGATGCGGGAGATCCGCTCGCGAAAGGAGGCGAGCTACGATCCACACGAGCCCACCCGCGTCTGGCTGGACGAGGACAACACGCCCGACGGCGTCAGGCGCAGCCTGACCATCATCCTGAACACCGGCGGCTGCCGGTGGGCCCGCGCCGGCGGCTGTACGATGTGTGGCTACGTCGCCGAGAGCGTCGACGGCGGCTCCGTTTCGCACGAGGCGCTGATGGACCAGATCGACGTCTGCCTGGCCCACGAGGCCGCCGAGGCCGACGAGCCCGCCGAGCTGATCAAGATCTACACCTCCGGCTCGTTCCTCGACGAGCGCGAGGTCGGCGCCCGCACTCGAGAGGCGATCGCCGAGACGTTCGCCGACCGTGAGCGGATCGTCCTCGAGTCCCTGCCCGACTTCGTCGATCGCGAGAAGATCGCCGACTTCACCGAGTACGGAATCGCGACGGACGTCGCAGTCGGCCTCGAGACGGCGACCGACCGGGTTCGTCACGACTGTGTGAACAAGTACTTCGACTTCGCGGACTTCGAGGACGCCTGCGCCGAGGCGGCGGTCGCGGACGCCGAGAGCGAAGCCGACGCGGGGATCAAGGCCTACCTCCTGATGAAGCCGCCGTTTCTCACCGAACCCGAAGCCATCGCGGACATGATCTCCTCGATCGAGCGCTGCGCCGACGTCGAGGGCTGTCACACCGTCTCGATGAACCCCTGTAACGTCCAGCGCTACACGATGGTCGACGAACTCTTCTTCCGGGACGGCTACCGGCCGCCGTGGCTCTGGTCGGTCGCTCACGTCCTCCGCGAGACCGCCGGTGTCGACGCCATCGTCGTCTCCGACCCGGTGGGTCACGGCTCCGAGCGGGGCCCGCACAACTGCGGGGAGTGTGACGACCTCGTCCAGAAGGCGATCAAGGACTTCGACCTCCGGCAGGACCCGACGGTGTTCGAACAGGTCTCCTGTGAGTGCGAGGCGACCTGGGAGGCCGTCCGCGAGTACGAGCGCGGGTTCAACCAGCCGCTGACCCGGTAG
- a CDS encoding ABC transporter permease yields the protein MTAIDIARKDLADAIRSRALWFATAIFTVLMSLTASIPAFVFDDPSADVGVAFTQGPAVALVLPIIAIMLGYRSIVGERERGSIKFLLSLPHSRRNVIVGKLLGRSAVLAIAISTGFLVAGGLITALYGVPPIGTLLTYALLTVLAGTTFVAVAVGVSAFASTSTRAMAVLVGGYVTSVVLWERLLTAVHYVVAGDVPGDEPPGWVQLATVLNPTDSYSAASTALLPETPHVHFDVSEEGLETQQGSTVAAPESVSVFAEPWFAVAVLFAWILLPTVVGYLWFREAELN from the coding sequence ATGACCGCGATCGACATCGCCAGGAAGGACCTCGCGGACGCGATCCGTTCGCGGGCGCTGTGGTTCGCCACCGCGATATTTACCGTCCTCATGTCCCTTACGGCGTCGATTCCGGCGTTCGTGTTCGACGATCCGAGCGCAGACGTCGGCGTGGCATTCACCCAGGGACCGGCCGTGGCGCTCGTGTTGCCGATCATCGCGATCATGCTCGGCTACCGGTCGATCGTCGGCGAGCGCGAACGGGGAAGCATCAAGTTCCTGCTCTCGCTCCCGCACTCTCGACGGAACGTGATCGTCGGGAAGCTCCTGGGACGAAGTGCGGTTCTCGCGATCGCGATCTCCACCGGCTTTCTCGTCGCCGGCGGGCTCATCACGGCGCTGTACGGCGTCCCCCCGATCGGCACGCTACTGACGTACGCCCTTTTGACGGTGCTCGCTGGAACGACGTTCGTCGCGGTCGCCGTCGGCGTCTCCGCGTTCGCGTCGACGTCGACGCGAGCGATGGCCGTCCTCGTCGGCGGGTACGTGACCAGCGTGGTGCTCTGGGAGCGGTTGCTGACCGCCGTTCACTACGTCGTCGCCGGCGACGTTCCCGGCGACGAGCCGCCGGGGTGGGTACAGCTCGCGACGGTGCTCAACCCGACCGACTCGTACAGTGCGGCCAGCACGGCCCTGCTTCCGGAAACGCCACACGTCCACTTCGACGTGAGCGAAGAGGGACTCGAGACACAGCAGGGATCGACCGTCGCCGCTCCGGAGTCGGTGTCGGTCTTCGCCGAGCCGTGGTTCGCCGTCGCCGTGCTGTTCGCGTGGATACTACTCCCGACGGTCGTCGGCTATCTTTGGTTTCGCGAGGCGGAACTGAACTGA
- a CDS encoding HVO_0649 family zinc finger protein produces the protein MSVQRSRSPFERLRQKFDDGDRRCRECGYVDADGGWRVTAAGSEVRYQRMCPTCDAVEVREMRL, from the coding sequence ATGTCAGTACAGCGAAGCCGATCACCGTTCGAGCGACTCCGCCAGAAGTTCGACGACGGCGACCGACGCTGTCGGGAGTGTGGCTACGTCGACGCTGACGGCGGCTGGCGCGTCACCGCCGCCGGGAGCGAGGTTCGCTACCAGCGGATGTGCCCGACGTGCGACGCGGTCGAGGTCAGGGAGATGCGTCTCTGA
- the purQ gene encoding phosphoribosylformylglycinamidine synthase I: MTVSIIRFGGSNCDRDAERALAHLGIDAEIVWHEDGLPAETTGIVLPGGFSYGDYLRAGAMAARSPIMSEVRAAAADDIPVLGVCNGAQVGCESGLTDGAFTTNASARFQCEHVHLRVERDDTPWTAAYEEGDVIEIPIAHGEGRYEVDDERLEELEAAGRVLFRYCDESGAVRDGVNPNGSKHNVAGILGERDTVAVLMPHPERATLPDVGGTDGQGILRGFDA, encoded by the coding sequence ATGACCGTTTCGATAATTCGGTTCGGCGGCTCGAACTGCGACCGCGACGCCGAGCGCGCCCTCGCACACCTCGGGATCGACGCCGAGATCGTCTGGCACGAGGACGGCCTGCCGGCCGAGACGACAGGGATCGTCCTCCCCGGCGGCTTCTCCTACGGCGACTACCTGCGGGCCGGCGCGATGGCCGCCCGCTCGCCGATCATGAGCGAGGTTCGGGCAGCGGCAGCCGACGATATCCCGGTTCTCGGCGTCTGCAACGGCGCCCAGGTCGGCTGCGAGTCCGGGCTCACCGATGGCGCGTTCACGACCAACGCGAGCGCGCGCTTCCAGTGTGAGCACGTCCACCTGCGGGTCGAGCGCGACGACACCCCGTGGACCGCCGCCTACGAGGAAGGCGACGTCATCGAGATCCCGATCGCCCACGGCGAGGGGCGCTACGAGGTCGACGACGAGCGCCTCGAGGAACTCGAGGCGGCCGGTCGCGTCCTGTTTCGCTACTGCGACGAGAGCGGCGCGGTTCGCGACGGCGTCAATCCGAACGGCTCGAAACACAACGTCGCGGGGATCCTCGGCGAGCGCGACACCGTCGCCGTCCTGATGCCCCACCCCGAGCGGGCGACGCTCCCCGACGTCGGCGGCACCGACGGGCAGGGAATCCTTCGCGGGTTCGACGCGTAA
- the purS gene encoding phosphoribosylformylglycinamidine synthase subunit PurS produces MSAYTATVTVRLKHGVLDPEAETTKRALERLDFDIEALRMADRFEIDLEADSADGARERAGEMAERLLANPTIHDYDVEVDER; encoded by the coding sequence ATGTCCGCCTACACCGCGACGGTGACGGTTCGACTCAAACACGGCGTGCTCGATCCCGAAGCCGAGACGACGAAACGGGCCTTAGAGCGCCTCGACTTCGATATCGAGGCGCTCCGGATGGCCGACCGCTTCGAGATCGACCTCGAGGCCGACTCCGCCGACGGCGCCCGCGAGCGCGCCGGCGAGATGGCAGAGCGCCTGCTCGCCAACCCGACGATCCACGACTACGACGTGGAGGTCGACGAGCGGTAG
- a CDS encoding DUF1328 family protein, which translates to MLELVTPLQLGGGGFLYWAIIFFILAIVAAAVGARGVAGITMEIARIFVLIFIVLAIVALLL; encoded by the coding sequence ATGCTCGAACTCGTAACCCCACTCCAGCTCGGCGGCGGTGGCTTCCTGTACTGGGCGATCATCTTCTTCATCCTCGCGATCGTCGCCGCAGCCGTCGGCGCGCGCGGCGTCGCCGGGATCACGATGGAGATCGCACGGATCTTCGTGCTGATCTTCATCGTGCTGGCGATCGTCGCCCTGCTACTGTAA
- a CDS encoding PAS domain S-box protein: MATEPHIVCVDPAADGLAAAVSAIIDATAERVESVTACLEALERADCVVWAGADSDRGLEFCSLVRARRSNVPVVLFPTDGSEALAGSALAAGAAGYVPRGQGISTLAARIDGILDGAEPGREPAASSAARLELLVEQVPLAVIEWNLEFEVVAWNPAATDLFGYTTAEATEERATDLLVPESERETVLAAWEALVGRGESTLTTNRNRRKDGTEITCEWINTPLVEDGEVISVLSIARDVTRNRKRASALEALQGTGRALMRANTREEIAEIVVTATEEVIEQPRAAVRLATCDGERLIPAALSGELREVYGDLPPIEAGDGLLWDAYSRQEPAFVEALTSEHVPYDLDEEVGNTIVCPLGTHGLLTVASPRHQRLETVDRHLVTVLATTAEAALDSAERDRELEQAKTILETVGDSVYALDIDGRFVTVNETLTSLTGYDREELVGEHATTVLTEASVERATLAVRELLVDGIEDVVTYELEVVGRAGEAVPCEVTTTLLRSDGEISGSVGVIRDVRERKRMERELVEQKRKTERLHDVASRLEECRSEREVFEVTIAAAEDVLQFDVCVVDRARGSHLETVAVSSTIHDDDYTNRTSVNDGLAGLAYRTGETSRVADLTDHERAEPERESYRSALTVPIAEYGIFQAVSNEVGAFDAADQELTELLLSHVVDALDRMAFETQLTAERDRFVALFENVPDAVVSSQPVDGEPVIERVNPAFERIFGYAAEDVVGRRLDSVIVPPERRADAEEINRRVWRGETVETEVKRRTADGLREFMMRLVPMDPDRNGDRAFGLYTDVTEQKQRQKRLEVLNRVLRHDLRNGMNIIDGYAQTLATIVDDDVAAEYVEPIHERADELLGLAEKTRAVERTLETAPVAGPVDVVERAAAAIDDLDRAYPDADISRSLPERATVRSGAHVETAVRHVLENAIEHADSPSPRVDVTLRVLEDALEIRIADDGPGIPEDERALLEEDREITQLRHASGLGLWLANWAVVTAGGELGFEPNEPRGTVVRLTVPVADRSDE, encoded by the coding sequence ATGGCGACTGAACCACACATCGTCTGCGTCGATCCGGCCGCAGACGGGCTGGCCGCCGCGGTGTCGGCGATCATCGACGCGACCGCCGAACGCGTCGAATCCGTTACGGCCTGTCTCGAGGCGCTCGAGCGCGCAGACTGCGTCGTGTGGGCCGGGGCGGATTCCGACCGCGGCCTCGAGTTCTGCTCGCTCGTTCGCGCCCGGCGGTCGAACGTGCCGGTGGTGTTGTTTCCCACAGACGGCAGCGAGGCGCTCGCGGGGTCGGCTCTGGCCGCGGGCGCGGCGGGGTACGTCCCGCGGGGCCAGGGGATTTCGACGCTGGCGGCACGCATCGACGGTATCCTCGACGGCGCGGAACCCGGCCGCGAGCCCGCGGCGTCGTCGGCGGCGCGTCTGGAGTTGCTCGTCGAGCAGGTGCCGCTTGCGGTCATCGAGTGGAACCTCGAGTTCGAGGTGGTCGCCTGGAATCCTGCCGCGACCGACCTGTTCGGCTACACGACGGCCGAAGCGACCGAGGAACGCGCCACGGACCTCCTCGTTCCCGAATCCGAGCGAGAGACGGTGCTCGCGGCCTGGGAAGCGCTCGTCGGCCGCGGCGAGAGCACCCTGACGACCAACCGGAACCGGCGCAAGGACGGGACGGAGATCACCTGCGAGTGGATCAACACGCCCCTCGTCGAGGACGGAGAGGTCATCAGCGTGCTCTCGATCGCCCGCGACGTCACCCGGAATCGCAAGCGAGCCAGCGCGCTCGAGGCCTTACAGGGGACCGGACGAGCCCTGATGCGTGCGAACACGCGCGAGGAGATCGCCGAGATCGTCGTCACGGCCACCGAGGAAGTGATCGAGCAGCCACGGGCCGCCGTGAGACTCGCCACGTGCGACGGCGAGCGGCTGATCCCGGCGGCTCTCAGCGGCGAACTCCGTGAGGTGTACGGCGACCTTCCGCCGATCGAGGCCGGCGACGGGCTACTCTGGGACGCCTACAGCCGCCAGGAGCCGGCGTTCGTCGAGGCGTTGACGTCCGAGCACGTGCCCTACGACCTCGACGAGGAGGTCGGAAACACGATCGTCTGCCCGCTCGGGACACACGGGCTGCTCACCGTCGCGTCGCCCCGCCACCAGCGACTCGAGACGGTCGACCGCCACCTCGTAACCGTGCTCGCGACGACCGCCGAGGCGGCCCTCGACAGCGCCGAGCGCGACCGCGAACTCGAGCAAGCGAAGACCATCCTCGAAACGGTCGGTGACAGCGTCTACGCCCTGGACATCGACGGGCGGTTCGTGACGGTCAACGAGACGCTGACGAGTCTCACCGGCTACGACAGGGAAGAACTCGTCGGCGAACACGCGACGACGGTGCTCACCGAGGCCAGCGTCGAGCGGGCGACACTCGCGGTACGCGAGCTTCTGGTCGACGGGATCGAGGACGTCGTGACGTACGAACTCGAGGTCGTCGGGCGAGCGGGCGAGGCCGTTCCGTGCGAGGTGACCACGACGCTGTTGCGATCGGACGGGGAGATCAGCGGTAGCGTTGGCGTGATCCGCGACGTGCGAGAGCGAAAGCGGATGGAACGTGAACTCGTCGAGCAAAAGCGAAAGACCGAGCGGCTCCACGACGTCGCCTCGAGGCTCGAGGAGTGCCGGTCCGAGCGGGAGGTCTTCGAGGTGACGATCGCGGCCGCAGAGGACGTCCTGCAGTTCGACGTCTGCGTCGTCGACCGGGCCAGGGGGAGTCACCTCGAGACGGTCGCGGTCTCCTCGACGATCCACGACGACGACTACACCAACCGGACGTCGGTCAACGACGGGCTCGCCGGGCTGGCCTACCGGACCGGCGAGACCAGCCGCGTCGCCGATCTGACCGACCACGAGCGGGCCGAGCCGGAGCGAGAGAGCTACCGGTCGGCGCTGACCGTCCCCATCGCGGAGTATGGGATCTTTCAGGCGGTGTCGAACGAGGTCGGCGCGTTCGATGCGGCCGACCAGGAGCTCACCGAGCTGTTGCTCTCACACGTCGTCGACGCGTTAGACAGAATGGCGTTCGAGACGCAGCTCACGGCGGAGCGCGATCGGTTCGTCGCGCTCTTCGAGAACGTGCCGGACGCGGTCGTCAGCAGCCAGCCGGTCGACGGCGAACCGGTCATCGAGCGGGTGAACCCGGCGTTCGAGCGCATCTTCGGCTACGCCGCCGAGGACGTCGTCGGGCGGCGACTCGACTCGGTCATCGTTCCCCCCGAGCGGCGGGCCGACGCCGAGGAGATCAACCGGCGCGTGTGGCGGGGCGAAACCGTCGAAACGGAGGTCAAGCGACGAACCGCCGACGGACTGCGAGAGTTCATGATGCGGCTCGTGCCGATGGATCCCGACCGAAACGGTGACCGCGCGTTCGGCCTGTACACGGACGTCACCGAGCAGAAACAGCGACAGAAGCGACTCGAGGTGTTAAACCGGGTCCTGCGCCACGACCTGCGAAACGGGATGAACATTATCGACGGCTACGCCCAGACGCTCGCGACGATCGTCGACGACGACGTCGCCGCCGAGTACGTCGAGCCGATCCACGAGCGAGCCGACGAGTTACTCGGGCTCGCAGAGAAAACCCGCGCGGTCGAGCGGACCCTCGAGACCGCGCCGGTCGCCGGACCGGTCGACGTCGTCGAGCGGGCGGCCGCCGCCATCGACGACCTCGACCGGGCGTATCCGGACGCCGATATCAGTCGCTCGCTCCCCGAGCGCGCGACGGTTCGATCGGGAGCGCACGTAGAGACGGCGGTGCGTCACGTCCTCGAGAACGCCATCGAACACGCCGACTCCCCCTCCCCGCGCGTGGACGTGACGCTCCGCGTTCTCGAGGACGCCCTGGAGATACGGATCGCAGACGACGGCCCGGGTATCCCGGAGGACGAACGGGCGCTGCTCGAGGAGGACCGCGAGATCACGCAGTTGCGCCACGCGAGCGGGCTTGGGCTGTGGCTGGCCAACTGGGCGGTCGTCACCGCCGGCGGCGAACTCGGGTTCGAGCCGAACGAGCCGCGAGGGACCGTCGTTCGGCTGACGGTTCCGGTGGCCGACCGGTCGGACGAGTGA
- a CDS encoding aldehyde ferredoxin oxidoreductase family protein, producing the protein MTELGGFQDSVARVDLSSGSVDYESIDDEDAEKYIGARGLGVKYVFEQGPDVDPLGPDNLLAFMNGPLSGTQVTMSGRIAVCTKSPLTGTVTDSHHGGWSGARLKWAGFDGLLFEGQADDPVYAVVEDGELELRDASHLWGKGFHETRDAIEEEVDGSYGKNLSVMGIGPGGENEVKYACIMNEDDRASGRGGTGCVMGNKGLKAVVVKSTTKMPQPADPETFKEGHQQAMKAIQESDVTAPNEGGLSVYGTNVLMNIGEEMDGLPTKNGKYTSTGSMRDAEGTDIDAERVSGENVRENILVDEPTCHSCPVACKKEVEVQTMHKGEEMNVRTESYEYESAYALGPNSGHTDRDAIALMIERCNDMGVDTIETGNMMAMAMEMSEEGKLEEGDLEWGDYETMIDMIERIARREDDLADLLAEGPRRVADRKDAHDNSLAVKGQTIAAYDPRCMKGMGIGYATSNRGACHLRGYTPAAEILGIPEKVDPYEWEGKGELTAAFQDLHAISDSFDICKFNAFAEGIEEYVLQYNGMTGLDVTEDELMEAGERVYNLERYYNNLAGFDGADDSLPARFLEGGIPGQGASEGEYCELEEMKEEYYEHRGWVDGVVPDEKLEELEIDIGPGTGVSAGDSAAPADD; encoded by the coding sequence ATGACAGAACTGGGCGGATTCCAGGACAGCGTCGCTCGCGTCGACCTCTCCTCGGGGTCGGTCGACTACGAGTCGATCGACGACGAGGACGCAGAGAAGTACATCGGCGCGCGCGGTCTCGGGGTAAAGTACGTCTTCGAACAGGGTCCGGACGTCGATCCGCTCGGGCCGGACAACCTGCTCGCGTTCATGAACGGGCCGCTGTCGGGAACCCAGGTGACGATGTCCGGACGGATCGCCGTCTGCACCAAGTCGCCGCTGACCGGCACCGTCACCGACAGCCACCACGGCGGCTGGTCGGGCGCCCGGCTCAAGTGGGCCGGTTTCGACGGCCTGCTGTTCGAGGGACAGGCCGACGACCCCGTCTACGCCGTCGTCGAGGACGGCGAACTCGAGCTTCGGGACGCCTCCCACCTCTGGGGGAAGGGATTCCACGAGACCCGTGACGCGATCGAGGAGGAGGTCGACGGCTCCTACGGCAAAAATCTGAGCGTCATGGGGATCGGTCCCGGCGGCGAGAACGAAGTGAAGTACGCCTGCATCATGAACGAGGACGACCGCGCCTCGGGCCGGGGCGGCACCGGCTGCGTGATGGGCAACAAGGGGCTGAAGGCGGTCGTCGTGAAATCGACGACGAAGATGCCCCAGCCCGCCGACCCCGAGACGTTCAAGGAGGGCCACCAGCAGGCGATGAAGGCCATCCAGGAGTCCGACGTCACCGCGCCCAACGAGGGCGGGCTCTCGGTGTACGGCACGAACGTGCTGATGAACATCGGCGAGGAGATGGACGGCCTTCCCACGAAGAACGGGAAGTACACCTCCACCGGCAGCATGCGCGACGCCGAGGGCACCGACATCGACGCAGAACGCGTCTCCGGGGAGAACGTCCGCGAGAACATCCTCGTCGACGAGCCCACCTGCCACTCCTGTCCGGTCGCCTGCAAGAAGGAAGTCGAGGTGCAGACGATGCACAAGGGCGAGGAGATGAACGTCCGCACCGAGTCCTACGAGTACGAGTCGGCCTACGCGCTCGGGCCCAACTCGGGACACACCGACCGCGACGCCATCGCACTGATGATCGAGCGCTGTAACGACATGGGCGTCGACACCATCGAGACTGGCAACATGATGGCGATGGCCATGGAGATGAGCGAGGAGGGCAAACTCGAGGAAGGCGACCTCGAGTGGGGCGACTACGAAACCATGATCGACATGATCGAGCGGATCGCCCGCCGCGAGGACGACCTCGCGGACCTGCTGGCGGAGGGGCCTCGCCGGGTCGCCGACCGGAAGGACGCCCACGACAACTCCCTGGCGGTGAAGGGCCAGACGATCGCCGCCTACGACCCCCGCTGTATGAAGGGGATGGGTATCGGCTACGCCACCTCGAACCGCGGCGCGTGTCACCTCCGGGGGTACACGCCCGCGGCCGAGATCCTCGGCATCCCCGAGAAAGTCGACCCCTACGAGTGGGAGGGCAAGGGCGAACTCACCGCCGCCTTCCAGGACCTCCACGCCATCTCCGACAGCTTCGACATCTGCAAGTTCAACGCCTTCGCGGAGGGCATCGAGGAGTACGTCCTCCAGTACAACGGGATGACCGGCCTCGACGTCACCGAGGACGAACTCATGGAAGCCGGCGAGCGCGTCTACAACTTAGAGCGCTACTACAACAACCTCGCCGGCTTCGACGGCGCGGACGACTCCCTGCCCGCGCGGTTCCTCGAGGGCGGCATCCCCGGCCAGGGTGCGAGCGAGGGCGAGTACTGCGAACTCGAGGAGATGAAAGAAGAGTACTACGAGCACCGCGGCTGGGTCGACGGCGTGGTGCCGGACGAGAAACTCGAGGAGCTCGAGATCGATATCGGCCCCGGAACGGGCGTCTCCGCGGGCGATTCGGCGGCGCCTGCCGACGACTGA
- a CDS encoding C2H2-type zinc finger protein has product MAYTCSRCDSEFQSAAGVTQHVALHHNTCAECDEEFDETDALREHIHDNH; this is encoded by the coding sequence ATGGCATACACCTGCTCACGCTGCGATTCGGAGTTCCAGTCGGCGGCCGGCGTCACACAGCACGTCGCGTTGCACCACAACACCTGCGCGGAGTGCGACGAGGAGTTCGACGAAACCGACGCCCTCCGCGAGCACATCCACGACAACCACTGA
- a CDS encoding bacterio-opsin activator domain-containing protein, with protein MESGDRERGGEIGDGTRAMAALEAVVDPVVAVADGTVTYANDAAREAFSLSSGDEAADALGPLWERLREEVAETTVGTARRVELADDRFDARVHRAADGATIAFATLEADVSTSDRAVTARAVNEAPVGVTISDPSREDNPLVYINRAYREITGYSADEVVGRNCRFLQGPDSDPEAVAAMREAIADERPVTVELKNYRKDGTEFWNEVTIAPVRNADGERTHYVGFQNDISARKVAELEAERRREELEYLLERVEGVLQDVTSAIAGSTARENLEATVCERIAEESAYDGVWIGERNPVTDAVDVRASAGVDPEPPAPDSDHPAVTTLATGEPAIASADGATIAAFPLAYSGVEYGVLTVRIAGERGVNDRESTILSALARAVASGINARETSRMLATDAVVAVDVEFTDRSIAPVALTAGTDSRLEYRRSVHATGDETTSLFTATGGTAAELAAAAAELEGIDLEVLVDRGDADSRLLEVTSDDDLVSWLSERGVGVRSIEAEAGRARATLEVPRSASVRSVVEAIEDRYAGTDVISFRQRTREGAGNAPEEIAVRLEEELTERQFAALQLAYLGGYFEWPRPATGEELAGSMGVSRPTFHEHLRAAELKLCRAFFGDE; from the coding sequence ATGGAGTCAGGGGACCGAGAACGCGGTGGTGAGATCGGCGACGGGACACGGGCGATGGCCGCCCTCGAGGCCGTCGTCGACCCCGTCGTCGCGGTGGCGGATGGAACGGTAACGTACGCCAACGACGCGGCCCGCGAGGCGTTCTCCCTCTCGTCCGGCGACGAGGCCGCGGACGCACTCGGACCGCTCTGGGAGCGCCTACGCGAGGAGGTGGCCGAGACGACGGTCGGCACCGCACGCCGGGTCGAGCTCGCCGACGACCGGTTCGACGCACGCGTCCACCGGGCTGCGGACGGGGCGACGATCGCGTTCGCGACGCTCGAGGCGGACGTCTCGACGAGCGACCGCGCCGTCACGGCCCGGGCAGTCAACGAGGCCCCCGTCGGCGTGACGATCTCGGACCCCTCGCGAGAGGACAACCCGCTCGTCTACATCAACCGCGCCTACCGCGAGATCACCGGCTACAGCGCCGACGAGGTCGTCGGCCGGAACTGTCGGTTCCTCCAGGGACCCGACTCCGATCCGGAGGCGGTCGCGGCCATGCGCGAGGCGATCGCGGACGAGCGCCCCGTCACCGTCGAACTCAAAAACTACCGCAAGGACGGCACCGAGTTCTGGAACGAGGTCACGATCGCCCCCGTTCGAAACGCCGACGGCGAGCGCACTCACTACGTCGGCTTCCAGAACGACATCAGCGCCCGCAAAGTCGCCGAACTCGAGGCCGAGCGCCGACGGGAGGAACTCGAGTACCTCCTCGAGCGCGTCGAGGGCGTCCTGCAGGACGTCACGAGCGCGATCGCGGGCTCGACCGCTCGGGAGAACCTCGAGGCGACCGTCTGCGAGCGGATCGCCGAAGAGAGCGCCTACGACGGCGTCTGGATCGGCGAGCGAAACCCCGTCACCGACGCCGTCGACGTCCGGGCGAGCGCCGGCGTCGACCCGGAGCCGCCGGCGCCGGACTCGGACCACCCGGCGGTGACGACGCTCGCGACCGGCGAACCGGCGATCGCCTCCGCCGACGGCGCCACGATCGCCGCGTTTCCGCTCGCCTACAGCGGGGTCGAGTACGGCGTGCTCACCGTCCGGATCGCCGGGGAACGCGGGGTGAACGACCGCGAGTCGACCATCCTCTCGGCGCTGGCTCGAGCCGTCGCCAGCGGGATCAACGCCCGCGAGACGAGCCGGATGCTCGCCACCGACGCGGTCGTCGCCGTCGACGTCGAGTTCACCGACCGCTCGATCGCCCCGGTCGCGCTCACCGCGGGGACGGACAGTCGACTCGAGTACCGCCGGTCGGTTCACGCGACCGGCGACGAGACGACCTCGCTGTTCACCGCGACCGGCGGAACCGCCGCCGAGCTAGCGGCCGCAGCCGCCGAACTCGAGGGGATCGATCTCGAGGTGCTCGTCGACCGCGGGGACGCCGACAGCCGCCTGCTCGAGGTGACGAGCGACGACGACCTCGTGTCATGGCTCTCCGAACGCGGCGTCGGAGTGCGATCGATCGAGGCCGAGGCCGGTCGCGCGCGCGCCACCCTCGAGGTTCCACGGTCCGCGAGCGTTCGGTCGGTCGTCGAGGCGATCGAAGACCGGTACGCGGGGACCGACGTCATCTCGTTCCGGCAGCGAACGCGCGAGGGCGCCGGAAACGCGCCCGAGGAAATCGCAGTCAGGCTCGAGGAGGAGCTGACCGAGCGGCAGTTCGCCGCGCTCCAGCTGGCGTACCTCGGCGGCTACTTCGAGTGGCCGCGACCGGCGACGGGGGAGGAGCTCGCCGGCTCGATGGGCGTCTCCCGGCCGACGTTCCACGAGCACCTGCGGGCGGCGGAGCTGAAACTCTGCAGGGCGTTCTTCGGCGACGAGTGA